A genomic window from Bombus pyrosoma isolate SC7728 linkage group LG8, ASM1482585v1, whole genome shotgun sequence includes:
- the LOC122570294 gene encoding LOW QUALITY PROTEIN: uncharacterized protein LOC122570294 (The sequence of the model RefSeq protein was modified relative to this genomic sequence to represent the inferred CDS: deleted 1 base in 1 codon; substituted 1 base at 1 genomic stop codon) — protein RLTPTQKFQYLRSSVTGRAATSLQSLDVTEINYPIALDILKDKFDCHRKVCMRHWELIEDYPQLTIETPAAVEDLLETVNAKRGRCTNPPRQRQPAPRQHALVTVRPPSPCPTCGGTHPIWRCDIFRSYSPRERFREVKKASLCINCLRKGHTAQQCLAGSCRVCGERHHTVINLQKEHTGSRSNTPSPKSSPSNSRCTTPTLPSCSSPTRHEEHTTGHRSRTPRTVPSPSPSTSDRRTHTPXRQRSRIPLTTEHPKPLAVESLHNDIITTAQIHVLNSKQQPIRCRALLDTGSRSTLAAMCVGQINLTQPDEPALRLQKTRFGWVIGGSPTSQTMANTFHTSTTTLQADLARFWEIDEGPSIPHISEADRRCEEHFQFHIRRTSEGRYIVALPFNNQLQSLGPSKTLAMKRLASLNRRFQRDKRFETEYRTVLQEYLALGHMTKVTTDDSDNDGYYLPHHGVIKASSQTTKLRVVFDGSAQSTTGISLNDTLHTGPKLQEDLFCILLRFRSHQYVLTGAIEKMYRQFLVRPEDRKYQRILWRSTSGETETYQLNTVTFGLSAAPYLAIRCLKQLAEDEGHRFPRAAQVLQRDFYVDDALTGAETKNEALTLRTELAELLRLAGLNIRKWASNDNELLHGLSAEEINHQQFLGDSQTLKTLGVFWNSTDDSILYSVEIRSISSQVTKRIISSEIAKIYNPLGLLALVIVRAKMLLQRIWSSKLDWDESLPLDLHTEWTRYYAQLPLLNNIRFQRKAIIESATEIEMHGFCDASEKAYGACVYLRTLNSNGHTWTQLLAAKSKVAPLKCHTIPRLELCGAFLLTSLMSNIQQALLHKITRTVYWTDSTIVLHWINTPPHLLKTFVANRISEIQTKTRVREWRHVSTNDNPADLISRGQTPEEFLRPTIWQHGPAWLQQSENCWPTWTLRPQVELPEQKRALCLSATPTDYSLLQRLSSWPKLIRVIARCLRWKQKQNRSAPLTVTELNLTHDKLIKLLQSTHFSEEIRTLQRDRNAAIKGKLTRLNPFIDKEGILRVGGRLSQSSMTFAQKHPIILPKSSTTERIIEHEHKVHMHSGTQATLYAVRQRYWPVSGRSQVWRTIKNCVRCCRARPPPVDYVMGNLPEARVTEARPFTNVGVDYCGPFHIKEKRDRNRRQIKIYVAIFICLAVKAVHIELVGDFTSEAFIAALRRFIARRGFCSTIHSDNGTNFICANNELRQLQDLLQSDDHNKKVTTFLSDKRIEWNFIPPHTPHFGGLWEAAVKSFKHHLRRVVGNELLTFEQFNTLIIEIESILNSRPLTPISTDPSDLLALTPGHFLIGDSLTSLRERNFRDIPSNRLSRWQHIQQLKQHFWNRWHKEYLNELTNRTKWGKGEHSIQEGTIVILREDNVPSMQWPLGRVIKVYPGPDGIIRTATIQTAKSILDRGVKRLVPLPIPPDLEKPETLPSNPHT, from the exons CGATTGACACCGACTCAGAAATTCCAGTACCTCCGATCATCCGTGACCGGAAGAGCCGCAACAAGCCTTCAATCATTAGACGTTACAGAGATCAATTACCCGATTGCTCTTGACATTCTGAAGGACAAATTTGATTGCCACCGTAAGGTCTGCATGCGTCATTGGGAATTGATCGAGGACTATCCGCAATTAACAATAGAAACACCCGCAGCAGTGGAAGATCTTCTCGAAACGGTCAACGCGA AAAGGGGCCGATGCACCAACCCCCCCCGTCAACGACAGCCCGCGCCACGGCAGCATGCCCTCGTCACAGTCCGACCTCCATCACCTTGTCCCACTTGTGGAGGCACACATCCCATTTGGAGGTGTGACATTTTCAGATCCTACTCCCCTCGCGAACGCTTTCGGGAGGTCAAAAAGGCATCATTATGCATCAATTGCCTCAGGAAGGGACATACAGCCCAACAGTGTTTAGCTGGATCATGCCGGGTTTGCGGTGAGCGGCATCACACCGTGATAAATCTACAAAAGGAGCACACGGGATCTCGTTCCAATACGCCCAGTCCGAAATCGTCTCCATCGAACAGTCGCTGCACCACTCCCACTTTGCCATCTTGTTCCTCTCCTACTCGGCATGAAGAGCATACGACGGGTCATAGATCGAGGACACCACGAACAGTCCCCTCACCAAGCCCATCCACCAGTGACAGACGTACGCACACCCCATGACGCCAGCGATCGAGGATCCCATTGACGACCGAACATCCGAAACCATTGGCAGTCGAATCATTACACAACGATATAATCACCACAGCACAAATTCACGTTTTGAACAGTAAACAACAACCAATCCGTTGTCGAGCGTTGCTCGACACCGGATCTA GGTCCACACTCGCGGCGATGTGTGTGGGACAGATCAACCTGACGCAACCGGACGAGCCAGCACTGCGTCTGCAAAAAACGCGATTCGGTTGGGTAATCGGGGGGAGTCCAACTTCCCAAACCATGGCAAACACCTTTCACACATCCACGACGACGTTACAAGCAGATCTCGCGCGGTTTTGGGAAATCGACGAAGGACCCTCGATTCCACATATTTCAGAGGCAGATCGACGATGTGAAGAACATTTCCAATTCCACATCAGACGCACCAGCGAAGGACGATACATAGTCGCTCTACCATTCAATAACCAGCTCCAATCACTCGGACCCTCCAAAACACTGGCAATGAAACGACTCGCTTCACTCAACCGCCGATTTCAACGCGATAAACGCTTCGAAACAGAGTATCGAACGGTATTACAGGAATATCTGGCATTGGGACACATGACGAAGGTCACCACCGACGACTCAGACAACGACGGATACTATTTACCACATCATGGCGTAATCAAAGCGTCGAGTCAAACCACCAAACTTCGTGTAGTCTTCGACGGTTCGGCACAAAGCACCACCGGAATCTCCCTCAACGATACACTTCATACAGGCCCCAAGTTACAAGAAGATCTATTTTGCATACTCCTTAGGTTCCGCTCTCATCAATACGTCCTCACCGGCGCTATTGAAAAGATGTATCGGCAATTCCTCGTAAGACCAGAGGACCGAAAGTATCAAAGGATATTGTGGCGCAGCACGAGCGGAGAAACCGAGACCTATCAGCTTAACACGGTAACATTCGGATTATCCGCAGCCCCGTATCTAGCAATCCGGTGTCTCAAGCAACTGGCAGAAGACGAGGGACATCGATTTCCGCGTGCAGCGCAGGTACTGCAGCGAGATTTCTACGTCGACGATGCTCTCACCGGAGCTGAAACTAAAAACGAAGCCCTCACCCTTAGAACAGAACTCGCCGAGTTACTCCGACTAGCCGGTCTGAACATACGAAAATGGGCGTCGAATGATAACGAATTGCTACACGGGCTTTCCGCAGAAGAAATCAACCATCAGCAATTTTTGGGCGATTCGCAAACCTTGAAGACGCTTGGTGTGTTTTGGAACTCAACCGACGATTCCATTCTCTATTCGGTCGAAATCAGATCCATCTCCTCCCAGGTCACGAAACGAATCATCAGCTCGGAGATCGCCAAAATCTACAATCCACTAGGTTTACTCGCGCTGGTAATCGTTCGGGCCAAGATGCTGCTTCAGCGAATATGGTCGTCGAAACTCGATTGGGATGAATCGCTGCCGCTCGATTTACACACAGAATGGACCAGGTACTACGCACAATTAccattattaaacaatatcaGGTTTCAACGTAAGGCAATAATTGAGTCCGCAACCGAAATCGAAATGCATGGCTTCTGCGATGCCAGTGAGAAGGCTTACGGAGCGTGTGTGTATCTCCGAACCCTTAACTCTAATGGTCACACTTGGACACAACTCCTCGCCGCGAAATCGAAAGTCGCCCCTCTCAAATGCCACACCATTCCCCGGCTCGAACTCTGCGGAGCATTCCTTCTTACGTCCCTTATGTCAAACATACAGCAGGCACTATTGCATAAAATCACTCGAACAGTCTACTGGACCGACTCCACTATTGTCCTCCACTGGATCAACACCCCACCCCACCTCCTCAAAACCTTCGTCGCCAACAGAATCTCTGAAATTCAAACGAAGACCCGTGTTCGCGAGTGGCGCCACGTTTCTACCAACGACAATCCCGCGGATCTGATATCGCGAGGCCAAACGCCCGAAGAGTTTTTGCGCCCAACTATTTGGCAGCACGGCCCTGCATGGCTCCAGCAATCGGAAAACTGTTGGCCGACCTGGACACTACGTCCCCAGGTTGAACTACCGGAACAGAAAAGGGCGCTTTGTCTGTCCGCGACTCCGACCGATTACAGTTTATTACAAAGACTTTCCTCTTGGCCCAAGTTGATACGAGTTATCGCTCGGTGCCTCCGTTGGAAACAAAAACAGAACCGATCAGCACCCCTAACAGTAACCGAGTTGAATCTGACCCACGATAAACTCATTAAATTGTTGCAAAGCACCCATTTTTCCGAGGAAATTCGCACGCTCCAAAGGGATCGAAACGCGGCGATAAAGGGGAAACTCACACGACTCAATCCGTTCATAGACAAGGAAGGAATATTGCGAGTCGGGGGTCGACTCAGTCAATCGTCGATGACCTTCGCCCAGAAACACCCCATTATCTTGCCTAAGTCATCCACTACAGAACGCATTATCGAACATGAACATAAGGTCCACATGCATTCTGGAACGCAGGCTACGTTGTACGCAGTGAGACAACGTTATTGGCCCGTCAGCGGCCGAAGTCAAGTCTGGCGTACAATAAAAAACTGCGTCCGTTGCTGCCGCGCTCGACCACCGCCGGTAGATTACGTGATGGGTAATTTACCGGAGGCACGAGTAACGGAAGCCCGCCCATTCACAAACGTCGGCGTCGACTACTGCGGGCCATTCCATATCAAGGAGAAACGAGATCGCAACCGCCGTCAGATTAAAATATACGTGGCCATTTTCATATGTTTAGCAGTTAAGGCAGTACATATTGAGCTCGTGGGCGATTTCACAAGCGAAGCTTTCATCGCCGCTCTTCGTAGATTTATCGCTCGACGAGGATTTTGCTCCACCATACACTCTGATAACGGAACCAACTTCATTTGTGCAAACAACGAATTACGACAGCTTCAGGATCTGTTGCAATCTGACGACCACAACAAAAAAGTAACCACATTCTTATCAGACAAGCGAATCGAATGGAACTTCATCCCCCCTCATACTCCGCATTTCGGT GGCTTATGGGAAGCAGCGGTGAAGTCATTTAAACATCACCTTAGACGGGTCGTCGGTAACGAGTTACTAACCTTCGAGCAATTCAACACCCTCATAATTGAAATAGAATCTATCCTCAATTCACGTCCGTTAACTCCAATATCCACCGATCCATCCGATCTCCTGGCTCTCACTCCCGGACATTTCCTCATTGGCGATTCCCTAACGAGTCTGCGTGAGCGAAATTTCAGGGACATTCCATCCAACCGGCTCTCCAGATGGCAACATATCCAGCAGCTCAAACAGCATTTTTGGAACCGCTGGCACAAGGAATATTTGAACGAACTGACCAACCGTACCAAATGGGGCAAGGGTGAACATAGCATCCAGGAAGGCACTATCGTCATCCTCAGAGAGGACAACGTCCCTTCAATGCAGTGGCCTCTAGGTCGCGTCATCAAGGTCTACCCAGGCCCTGATGGGATCATCCGGACAGCTACCATTCAGACAGCAAAGAGCATTTTGGATCGAGGCGTCAAAAGACTTGTCCCGCTCCCAATTCCACCCGATCTCGAGAAACCCGAAACACTCCCATCTAATCCACATACATAA